A region from the Natronomonas salsuginis genome encodes:
- a CDS encoding alpha/beta hydrolase, whose amino-acid sequence MSESVVVPSDRDVRGTLDSPEGDRCVVACPPHPQMGGNRSDPRLRAVSDALESACLRFDYGPWDEGRGELADVRAAYAWAGGRYDRVSLFGYSFGGCLALVAAARESAAGTPPERVVALSPAARLSEGIDAVAAVDEIDCPVGIVYGERDTTVDAEAVAARVRARGGRVEVMSADHHFVGQTPKVGELVAELLSI is encoded by the coding sequence ATGAGCGAGTCCGTCGTCGTTCCCTCGGATCGGGACGTGCGCGGGACGCTCGATTCGCCCGAAGGCGATCGCTGCGTGGTCGCCTGTCCGCCGCATCCGCAGATGGGCGGCAACCGGAGTGATCCCCGACTCCGGGCGGTCAGCGACGCGCTCGAGAGTGCCTGCCTCCGGTTCGACTACGGGCCGTGGGACGAGGGTCGCGGCGAGCTGGCCGACGTCCGAGCCGCGTACGCGTGGGCGGGCGGAAGATACGATCGCGTGAGCCTGTTCGGCTACAGCTTCGGCGGCTGTCTCGCGCTGGTCGCCGCGGCCCGCGAGTCGGCCGCTGGGACGCCGCCCGAACGGGTCGTCGCGCTGTCGCCGGCCGCACGACTCTCCGAGGGGATCGACGCGGTCGCCGCGGTCGACGAGATCGACTGCCCAGTCGGGATCGTCTACGGCGAGCGGGACACGACCGTCGACGCCGAGGCGGTCGCAGCACGGGTCCGAGCGCGTGGCGGTCGCGTCGAAGTGATGAGCGCGGACCACCACTTCGTTGGGCAGACGCCGAAGGTCGGCGAACTGGTGGCGGAGCTGTTGAGTATATAA
- the asd gene encoding aspartate-semialdehyde dehydrogenase — protein sequence MSTRVGVLGATGAVGQRLIQLLVPHPEFEIAALTASSSSAGRTYRDAAKWRVDTPIPDDVADITVVGTDPDEVPDDVDLLFSSLPSDVGASVEPAFVEEGYVVSSNSSNGRMDDDVPLTIPEINADHLDLIEVQRDNRGWDGALLKNPNCSTITMVPTLAALDEFGLERVHVSTLQAVSGAGYSGVTSMEIIDNVIPHIGGEADKMETESRKLLGSFDGAGIELHGADVSASCNRVPTLDGHLENVWADLADDPDPAAVAEAFRSYPSIDLHSSPEQLIEVFEEFDRPQPRLDRNLGGGMAVSAGGIETTSNGIQYNCLAHNTMRGAAGASILNGELLLEEGYL from the coding sequence ATGTCCACCCGCGTAGGTGTCCTCGGCGCGACCGGCGCCGTCGGGCAACGGCTCATCCAACTGCTCGTACCGCACCCGGAGTTCGAGATCGCCGCGCTCACCGCCTCGTCGTCCAGCGCCGGCCGAACGTATCGCGACGCCGCGAAGTGGCGTGTCGACACGCCCATCCCGGACGACGTCGCCGACATCACCGTCGTCGGCACCGATCCCGACGAGGTCCCCGACGATGTCGATCTGCTGTTCTCGTCGCTCCCGTCCGACGTCGGTGCCTCGGTCGAACCCGCGTTCGTCGAGGAGGGATACGTCGTCTCCTCGAACTCCTCGAACGGACGCATGGACGACGACGTCCCGCTCACCATCCCCGAGATCAACGCTGACCATCTCGATCTCATCGAGGTCCAGCGCGACAACCGTGGCTGGGACGGCGCGCTGCTCAAGAACCCCAACTGCTCGACGATCACGATGGTACCGACGCTCGCGGCGCTCGACGAGTTCGGCCTCGAACGCGTCCACGTCTCGACGCTACAGGCCGTCTCCGGCGCCGGCTACTCCGGCGTCACCTCGATGGAGATCATCGACAACGTCATCCCCCACATCGGCGGCGAGGCCGACAAGATGGAGACGGAATCGCGCAAGCTTCTTGGCTCTTTCGACGGCGCGGGGATCGAACTCCACGGTGCGGACGTTTCTGCGTCGTGCAACCGCGTCCCGACGCTCGACGGCCACCTCGAAAACGTCTGGGCGGATCTCGCTGACGACCCCGATCCAGCGGCCGTCGCCGAGGCGTTCCGCTCGTACCCGAGCATCGATCTGCACTCCTCGCCCGAGCAGTTGATCGAGGTGTTCGAGGAATTCGACCGCCCGCAGCCTCGACTCGATCGGAACCTCGGTGGCGGGATGGCCGTCTCGGCCGGCGGCATCGAGACGACCTCGAACGGGATCCAGTACAACTGCTTGGCACACAACACGATGCGCGGTGCGGCCGGTGCGAGCATTCTGAACGGCGAACTGCTGTTGGAAGAAGGCTACCTGTAA
- the phoU gene encoding phosphate signaling complex protein PhoU translates to MARKGFQQQLTELRENVLYMSEIVLERMRKGLRALDEKNEALAREVIEGDHEINEIYLELEQDCIDLFALQQPVAGDLRFIAASFKIITDLERVADLATNLGDYTLQASRDMYPDVDIQGIGVDVIEMVEDAMDAYAEEDTDACFEINDRDDEVDARCERASSIVVRDLIETEIDSDSSDAEIEALMAEVSRLLLTIRDLERVGDHAVNIAARTLYMVENSDELIY, encoded by the coding sequence ATGGCACGCAAAGGATTCCAACAGCAGCTGACGGAACTCCGTGAGAACGTGCTCTACATGAGCGAGATCGTTCTCGAACGGATGCGAAAGGGGCTTCGAGCGCTGGACGAAAAAAACGAGGCGCTCGCGAGGGAGGTCATCGAAGGCGACCACGAGATCAACGAGATTTACCTCGAGTTGGAGCAAGACTGCATCGATCTGTTCGCGCTCCAACAGCCCGTCGCCGGCGATCTCCGGTTCATCGCTGCCTCGTTCAAGATCATCACCGACCTCGAACGGGTCGCCGACCTCGCGACGAACCTCGGCGATTACACGCTGCAGGCCTCCCGGGACATGTATCCCGACGTCGACATTCAGGGGATCGGTGTGGACGTCATCGAAATGGTCGAGGACGCGATGGACGCCTACGCCGAGGAGGACACCGACGCCTGTTTCGAGATCAACGACCGCGACGACGAGGTCGACGCCCGCTGTGAGCGCGCATCCAGCATCGTCGTCCGGGACCTCATCGAAACGGAGATTGACAGCGATTCGTCGGACGCGGAGATCGAGGCGCTCATGGCCGAGGTGTCGCGACTGCTCCTCACCATTCGTGATCTCGAACGCGTCGGCGACCACGCGGTCAACATCGCGGCGCGGACGCTGTACATGGTCGAAAACAGCGACGAGCTGATCTACTGA
- a CDS encoding metal ABC transporter permease: protein MVILADLFGITMLEYGFMHRAFLVGVLIAVMAPLIGTFLVHRQLALIGDALAHTAFAGVAVGLFVNAVLGTGISPYLTAVVVAMLAALAIELISEVTDAYNDVSMAIVLSTGFALGAVLISLNSGGLAVGVNQYLFGNLSTVSNENTILLLGLFAVISLVVAVTYKQLLYVTFDETAARVAGINVPWYNRVVAMLTAMVVVGAMQIMGVILVAAMLVVPVAGATQVARSFREALLASVILAELAVLIGITLSFHYEATAGGTIVLVAVGLYVVAVLFGKLQAERTVAVDSAPAAADDPAD, encoded by the coding sequence ATGGTGATTCTCGCCGATCTGTTCGGTATCACCATGCTCGAGTACGGGTTTATGCACCGGGCGTTTCTCGTCGGCGTCCTCATCGCGGTGATGGCCCCGCTTATCGGCACCTTCCTCGTCCATCGACAGCTCGCGCTGATCGGCGACGCGCTCGCCCACACCGCCTTTGCGGGCGTCGCCGTCGGGCTGTTCGTCAACGCAGTCCTGGGAACCGGCATCTCGCCGTATCTCACCGCCGTCGTCGTCGCGATGCTCGCCGCCCTCGCGATCGAGTTGATCTCGGAGGTGACCGACGCGTACAACGACGTCTCGATGGCGATCGTGCTGTCGACCGGCTTCGCGCTCGGGGCGGTGCTCATCAGCCTCAACTCGGGTGGCCTCGCCGTCGGCGTCAACCAGTATCTGTTCGGGAACCTCTCGACGGTGTCCAACGAGAACACGATCTTGCTCCTCGGACTCTTCGCGGTGATCTCGCTCGTGGTCGCGGTGACGTACAAACAGCTACTGTACGTCACGTTCGACGAGACGGCCGCCCGGGTCGCGGGGATCAACGTCCCCTGGTACAACCGCGTCGTGGCGATGCTCACGGCGATGGTCGTCGTCGGGGCGATGCAGATCATGGGCGTCATCCTCGTCGCCGCGATGTTGGTGGTGCCGGTCGCGGGCGCGACGCAGGTCGCCCGGAGCTTCCGCGAGGCGCTCCTCGCCTCGGTGATCCTCGCGGAACTCGCAGTGTTGATCGGGATCACCCTCTCGTTTCACTACGAGGCGACCGCCGGCGGAACGATCGTCCTCGTCGCCGTCGGCCTCTACGTCGTCGCCGTCCTCTTCGGCAAACTACAGGCCGAACGGACGGTCGCGGTCGACTCGGCCCCGGCGGCCGCGGACGATCCGGCGGATTGA
- a CDS encoding 30S ribosomal protein S17e codes for MAIKPAYVKKTATLLMERYPKAFGDDFEHNKALVEELTNIESKGVRNRIAGYVTRKQRVPQTA; via the coding sequence ATGGCCATCAAACCCGCCTACGTCAAGAAGACGGCGACGCTGCTCATGGAACGCTATCCGAAGGCGTTCGGTGACGACTTCGAACACAACAAAGCCCTCGTCGAGGAGCTGACCAACATCGAATCGAAGGGCGTCCGCAACCGGATCGCCGGCTACGTCACCCGCAAGCAGCGCGTCCCGCAGACCGCATAA
- a CDS encoding DUF429 domain-containing protein, giving the protein MERRTVAGVDWAGGTWLAIVFDGGSYSDCVVEGDFWRFWEQHRPLDHVFIDVPIGLPEDDETVIERETVDSLARSITGRPSSVFPVPSRTVATEVYENGAQYDEAAKQNESDIGKGLSSQSYHITDGIGEIDAILRGDEQLKGVILESHPEVCFRGFLGRELQHSKKTAAGVGERLEALGELVDEPGALLRRVTDDLASTPGADGVEVDDVLDALALGIAAHETAGDPRTLPENPETDRARLPMQMAYWAREPIHEELEP; this is encoded by the coding sequence ATGGAACGGCGAACGGTTGCCGGCGTCGATTGGGCCGGAGGCACGTGGTTGGCGATCGTATTCGACGGCGGGTCGTATTCCGACTGCGTCGTGGAAGGCGATTTTTGGCGGTTCTGGGAACAGCACCGACCCCTTGATCACGTATTCATCGACGTCCCGATCGGCCTTCCGGAGGACGATGAGACGGTCATTGAGCGCGAAACAGTCGATTCACTGGCCCGCTCTATCACCGGCCGGCCATCCAGCGTCTTTCCGGTTCCGTCGCGAACCGTCGCCACGGAGGTATATGAAAACGGGGCCCAGTACGACGAGGCCGCAAAGCAGAACGAATCTGATATCGGTAAAGGACTGTCCTCCCAATCGTACCACATCACCGATGGGATCGGCGAGATCGATGCGATACTCCGAGGGGACGAACAGTTAAAAGGAGTGATACTCGAATCACATCCAGAAGTATGCTTCCGCGGGTTTCTCGGCCGAGAACTTCAACATTCGAAGAAAACTGCCGCTGGCGTCGGCGAGCGTCTGGAGGCACTCGGCGAGCTGGTGGACGAACCTGGGGCGTTGCTCCGAAGGGTCACGGACGATCTGGCGAGCACGCCGGGCGCGGACGGCGTCGAGGTCGACGACGTGCTCGATGCGCTCGCGCTCGGGATCGCCGCGCACGAGACGGCCGGGGATCCTCGGACCCTCCCCGAAAACCCCGAAACGGACCGTGCGAGATTACCGATGCAGATGGCCTACTGGGCCCGCGAACCGATCCACGAAGAGCTCGAGCCTTGA
- a CDS encoding metal ABC transporter ATP-binding protein has translation MTHIALENVSFGYTASPVIRDISLTVDSGEYVGLIGPNGSGKSTLLRLILGLHDPDDGTATLFGQPAGAFVDRARVGYVAQDVTENTKRMPITVAEVVLMGRFPHAGFGRITTEDRELAREALRTVGIEHLADRRITKLSGGQRQRAYIARALAGEADLLVLDEPTVGVDAESVDAFFGLLDALNDDGMTILLVEHDIGAVLEHAGRVVCLNRELYFDGPPVEFAESDALDRAYGTNVRRGEGVTIA, from the coding sequence ATGACACACATCGCTCTCGAAAACGTCTCGTTCGGCTACACGGCGAGCCCCGTCATTCGGGATATCTCTCTCACCGTCGACTCGGGCGAGTACGTCGGACTCATCGGACCCAACGGCTCCGGGAAGAGTACGCTCCTCCGACTCATCTTGGGACTTCACGACCCCGACGACGGCACGGCGACCCTGTTCGGTCAGCCGGCCGGCGCGTTCGTCGACCGCGCGCGCGTCGGCTACGTCGCCCAGGATGTCACGGAGAACACCAAGCGGATGCCAATCACGGTCGCAGAAGTCGTCCTCATGGGCCGGTTTCCGCACGCCGGCTTCGGTCGAATCACGACCGAGGACCGGGAACTCGCGCGCGAGGCGCTCCGGACGGTCGGCATCGAGCATCTCGCCGATCGGCGCATCACGAAGCTCTCTGGCGGTCAGCGCCAGCGCGCCTACATCGCCCGCGCGCTCGCCGGCGAGGCGGACCTGCTCGTCCTCGACGAGCCGACCGTTGGCGTCGACGCCGAATCGGTCGACGCGTTCTTCGGACTCCTGGACGCGCTCAACGACGACGGCATGACGATCCTGCTCGTCGAGCACGACATCGGTGCCGTCCTCGAACACGCAGGTCGCGTGGTCTGTCTCAACCGAGAACTGTACTTCGACGGTCCGCCAGTCGAGTTCGCCGAGAGCGACGCCCTCGATCGGGCCTACGGGACGAACGTCCGCCGTGGTGAGGGGGTAACGATCGCGTGA
- a CDS encoding phosphate uptake regulator PhoU, producing METRKVQVTGGSTYTVSLPKGWATDNGVHGGSVVEFHPEEDTLLLTPQREEEKVEGTLDITGLDGDELMRAVVTMYVSGFDIITLETTQVTAAQRRTIREATQGLVGLEVIGETSERVRLQDLLDSSELSMHNAITRMQLVSTTMLADAVAALIEDDDDLAADVVQRDDDVDRLWSMVSRVFRSVLRDPSAVAGIGLDRETCFDYHSSARQLERIGDHAAKIATHAGTLDAPPDDAAEAITELHAEATEIVEMAIDALLQDDSDRATTLANDARQRVTRIDELARVVDDTIRELEPQQAQLLGLIVDSLSRSADYGGNIAETALQNAAPRP from the coding sequence ATGGAAACGAGAAAAGTTCAGGTGACAGGTGGGTCCACGTACACTGTTTCACTCCCGAAGGGATGGGCGACGGACAACGGGGTCCACGGCGGCAGCGTCGTCGAGTTCCACCCCGAGGAGGATACGCTCCTCTTGACGCCCCAACGGGAGGAGGAGAAAGTCGAGGGAACGCTCGACATCACCGGCCTGGACGGCGACGAGTTGATGCGCGCGGTCGTGACAATGTACGTCAGCGGCTTCGACATTATCACGCTCGAGACCACCCAGGTGACCGCCGCACAGCGCCGGACGATCCGCGAGGCAACCCAGGGACTCGTCGGCCTCGAGGTCATCGGCGAAACGTCCGAGCGCGTTCGATTGCAGGATCTCCTCGACTCCTCGGAGCTGTCGATGCACAACGCGATCACCCGGATGCAACTCGTCTCGACGACGATGCTCGCCGACGCCGTGGCGGCGCTCATCGAGGACGACGACGACCTCGCGGCGGACGTCGTCCAGCGCGACGACGACGTCGACCGGCTCTGGTCTATGGTCTCGCGGGTGTTCCGATCGGTGCTTCGCGATCCGTCGGCTGTGGCCGGGATCGGCCTCGATCGGGAGACCTGTTTCGACTACCACTCGAGCGCCCGCCAACTCGAACGGATCGGCGACCACGCCGCCAAGATCGCCACCCACGCCGGGACGCTCGACGCCCCACCGGACGACGCCGCCGAGGCGATCACCGAACTCCACGCCGAGGCGACGGAGATCGTCGAGATGGCGATCGATGCGCTCTTGCAAGACGACTCCGACCGCGCGACGACGCTCGCCAACGACGCCCGACAGCGCGTCACCAGAATCGACGAACTCGCACGCGTGGTCGACGACACCATTCGAGAGCTCGAACCCCAACAGGCGCAGCTGCTCGGGCTGATCGTCGACTCGCTGTCGAGAAGCGCCGACTACGGCGGCAACATCGCCGAAACCGCCCTCCAGAACGCCGCACCGCGGCCGTAG
- a CDS encoding DUF7126 family protein has protein sequence MSEVVVAGGDRDRLGAALEAAGATVSYAEGTADRPSLEAAGIEAADVFVLTDAGLATSVTVALDCNPALRVVVYTRDSVPEFVKGQIGHIVDPALLDPETVAEELLR, from the coding sequence ATGAGTGAGGTCGTCGTCGCCGGCGGCGATCGGGACAGGCTGGGAGCCGCACTCGAGGCGGCGGGTGCGACGGTCAGCTACGCCGAGGGAACAGCCGATCGTCCGTCGCTCGAAGCGGCCGGTATCGAGGCGGCGGACGTCTTCGTACTGACCGACGCCGGACTCGCGACGTCGGTGACCGTCGCGCTCGACTGCAACCCCGCGCTCCGAGTTGTCGTGTACACCCGCGACTCGGTTCCGGAGTTCGTGAAGGGACAGATCGGCCACATTGTCGATCCGGCGCTACTCGATCCGGAGACGGTCGCGGAAGAACTGCTTCGATAG
- the guaA gene encoding glutamine-hydrolyzing GMP synthase, whose translation MVDTESFTEEKIAEISEAIGDSNAVIALSGGVDSSTAAALAYEAVGDQLTPVYVDTGLMRKGETEEIRETFSYMESLRVVDARERFLDALSGVIDPEEKRHVIGEGFIREFETVARELDADYLVQGTIYPDRIESEGTIKSHHNVGGLPEVIDFEGIVEPMRDLYKDEVREVARALDLEEIVSERMPFPGPGLAVRVLGEVTEEKLAVAREANHVVEEELEEHEPWQALAAVLGKATGVKGDNRVHGWVVAVRSVESRDGMTARAQEVDWATLQRIQSRITGENENVSRVVYDVTHKPPATIEYE comes from the coding sequence ATGGTCGATACCGAGTCGTTCACCGAGGAGAAGATCGCGGAGATCAGCGAGGCAATCGGCGATTCGAACGCGGTCATCGCTCTCTCCGGCGGCGTCGATTCCTCGACGGCGGCGGCGCTCGCGTACGAGGCCGTTGGCGATCAGTTGACGCCGGTCTACGTCGACACCGGGCTGATGCGGAAGGGCGAAACCGAGGAGATCCGAGAGACGTTCTCCTACATGGAGAGCCTGCGCGTCGTCGATGCCCGCGAACGGTTCCTCGACGCGCTTTCGGGCGTCATCGATCCCGAGGAGAAACGGCACGTGATCGGCGAGGGGTTCATCCGCGAGTTTGAGACCGTCGCCCGCGAACTCGACGCCGACTACTTGGTACAGGGGACGATCTATCCGGACCGCATCGAGAGCGAAGGGACGATCAAATCCCACCACAACGTCGGCGGACTCCCTGAGGTCATCGACTTCGAGGGGATCGTCGAACCAATGCGGGACCTGTACAAAGACGAGGTTAGAGAGGTCGCGCGCGCGCTGGATCTCGAGGAAATCGTCTCGGAGCGAATGCCGTTCCCCGGCCCCGGACTCGCCGTCCGCGTCCTCGGCGAAGTGACGGAGGAAAAGCTGGCGGTAGCCCGCGAGGCGAATCACGTCGTCGAGGAGGAACTCGAAGAACACGAGCCGTGGCAGGCGCTCGCGGCTGTCCTCGGCAAGGCGACCGGTGTGAAGGGCGACAACCGCGTCCACGGCTGGGTCGTCGCCGTCCGGTCCGTCGAGTCGCGCGACGGGATGACCGCCCGGGCACAGGAGGTCGACTGGGCGACGCTCCAGCGAATCCAATCGCGGATCACGGGCGAGAACGAGAACGTCTCCCGCGTCGTCTACGACGTGACGCACAAACCGCCGGCGACGATCGAGTATGAGTGA
- the pyrG gene encoding glutamine hydrolyzing CTP synthase produces MPTELTDYDPTLGRKFIFVTGGVMSGLGKGITAASTGRLLANAGFDVTAVKIDPYLNVDAGTMNPYQHGEVYVLKDGGEVDLDLGNYERFLDIDMTFDHNVTTGKTYRHVIEKERAGDYLGKTVQIIPHITDDIKRRIREAAEGHDVCIIEVGGTVGDIEGMPYLEALRQFAHEEDDEDILFTHVTLVPYSKNGEQKTKPTQHSVKELRSIGLQPDILVGRCDDRLDPETKEKIALFCDVPVDAVFSNPDVEDIYHVPLMVEDEGLDEYVMSRLGLDDEAIPKADRENEWREIVTQEATDEIDVALVGKYALEDAYLSIHESLKHAGFETNTNVNVLWVDADEMDDAHADRLERADGIIVPGGFGARGTSGKIEAVRYARENDVPFLGLCLGFQMAVIEFARNVCGYEGAHSAEMDETTAHPVIDILPEQYEVEDMGGTMRLGAHETDIDTATLAHEVYGETSCTERHRHRYEVNPEYIEELEAAGLVFSGRAGNRMEILELPDNEFFFGTQFHPEFRSRPGRASPPFVSLVETILGHDDAETDHEEVTA; encoded by the coding sequence ATGCCGACGGAGCTTACTGACTACGATCCCACTCTTGGGAGAAAATTCATTTTCGTCACCGGCGGTGTGATGTCCGGACTGGGCAAGGGCATCACCGCAGCGAGTACCGGGCGTCTGCTCGCCAACGCCGGCTTCGACGTGACGGCCGTGAAGATCGATCCGTACCTCAACGTGGACGCGGGAACGATGAACCCCTATCAACACGGCGAGGTGTACGTCCTGAAAGACGGCGGGGAGGTCGATCTCGACCTCGGGAACTACGAGCGGTTCCTCGACATCGATATGACGTTCGACCACAACGTCACGACGGGCAAGACCTACCGCCACGTGATCGAAAAGGAACGGGCTGGCGACTACCTCGGCAAGACCGTCCAGATCATCCCGCACATTACGGACGACATCAAGCGGCGGATCCGGGAGGCTGCGGAGGGTCACGACGTCTGTATCATCGAAGTCGGCGGCACCGTCGGCGACATCGAGGGGATGCCGTATCTCGAAGCCCTGCGACAGTTCGCCCACGAGGAGGACGACGAGGACATTCTGTTCACCCACGTCACGCTCGTCCCGTACTCGAAGAACGGCGAACAGAAGACGAAACCGACCCAACACTCCGTCAAGGAACTCCGCTCGATCGGCCTGCAGCCCGACATTCTCGTCGGGCGCTGTGACGACAGACTCGACCCGGAGACGAAGGAGAAGATCGCCCTCTTTTGCGACGTGCCGGTCGACGCCGTCTTCTCGAACCCCGACGTCGAGGACATCTACCACGTCCCGCTGATGGTCGAAGACGAGGGGCTCGACGAGTACGTCATGTCGAGACTCGGCCTCGACGACGAGGCGATCCCGAAGGCCGACCGGGAGAACGAGTGGCGCGAGATCGTCACGCAGGAGGCGACCGACGAGATCGACGTTGCCCTCGTCGGCAAGTACGCGCTCGAAGACGCCTACCTCTCGATCCACGAATCGCTGAAGCACGCCGGCTTCGAGACGAACACGAACGTCAACGTCCTGTGGGTCGACGCCGACGAGATGGACGACGCCCACGCGGATCGGCTCGAACGCGCCGACGGCATCATCGTCCCCGGCGGGTTCGGGGCTCGCGGCACGAGCGGGAAGATCGAGGCCGTTCGATACGCGAGAGAAAACGACGTACCGTTCCTTGGACTCTGTCTCGGCTTCCAGATGGCCGTTATCGAGTTCGCCCGAAACGTCTGCGGGTACGAGGGCGCACACTCCGCGGAGATGGACGAGACGACCGCCCACCCCGTGATCGACATTCTGCCCGAGCAGTACGAGGTCGAAGACATGGGCGGGACGATGCGGCTCGGCGCCCACGAGACCGACATCGACACCGCGACGTTGGCCCACGAAGTGTACGGCGAAACCTCCTGTACTGAGCGCCACCGCCACCGCTACGAGGTCAATCCGGAGTACATCGAAGAGCTCGAAGCCGCGGGGTTGGTCTTCTCCGGGCGTGCCGGAAACCGAATGGAGATCCTCGAGTTGCCCGACAACGAGTTCTTCTTCGGGACGCAGTTCCACCCCGAGTTCCGCTCGCGGCCGGGGCGGGCCTCGCCGCCGTTCGTCAGCCTCGTCGAGACGATCCTCGGACACGACGATGCAGAGACGGACCACGAGGAGGTGACCGCCTGA
- a CDS encoding cyclase family protein → MYRDLSHPIETGMTTFPGDPDVSVQPAATVETDGYHVSEIHCGSHAGTHIDAPSHVGFDQSLDVFDLDRFVFDATVVDCTAFGAREAIDSTVLPDDGGDMIVFRTGWDDHWGTSRYLDHPYLSVDCVNRCLDAGWSVGIDTLNPDPTPSANATDAPEGVPAHRALLGEGLLIVENLTNLAGLDRCRLFAVPLSLPEGNGSPVRAFACER, encoded by the coding sequence ATGTATCGCGACCTCTCCCATCCGATCGAGACCGGTATGACGACGTTTCCCGGCGATCCTGACGTCTCAGTCCAACCGGCCGCGACCGTCGAAACCGACGGCTATCACGTCTCGGAGATTCACTGTGGCTCTCACGCCGGGACGCACATCGATGCGCCGAGCCACGTCGGGTTCGACCAGTCGCTCGACGTGTTCGACCTCGATCGGTTCGTCTTCGATGCGACCGTCGTCGACTGCACGGCGTTCGGCGCGCGCGAAGCGATCGATTCGACGGTGTTGCCGGACGACGGCGGCGACATGATCGTCTTTCGAACCGGCTGGGACGACCACTGGGGCACCTCACGGTACCTCGATCATCCGTACCTCAGCGTCGATTGCGTTAATCGCTGTCTCGACGCCGGGTGGTCCGTCGGCATCGACACGCTGAACCCTGACCCGACCCCGAGTGCGAACGCCACCGACGCGCCGGAAGGGGTTCCGGCCCACCGAGCGCTGCTCGGCGAGGGACTGCTGATCGTAGAGAACCTGACGAACCTCGCCGGATTGGATCGGTGTCGACTGTTCGCCGTCCCGCTCTCGCTGCCGGAGGGCAACGGGTCCCCCGTCCGGGCGTTCGCGTGCGAACGATGA
- a CDS encoding metal ABC transporter substrate-binding protein, with protein sequence MKTEPTGSRSLSRRQFALASAGGLAFGLAGCVGSVSSGNGNDGSDGDITVVASFFTFYDFARKVADGTPVTVKNLVPTGLHGHGWEPDPSITRAIIDADAFVNVGPGFQPWADRAIQTVRDDGADTHMINVREGINLLDLADTVGEDEAVESGKDPHFWLDPGLAKQSVDNIADGLAEIAPAHESAFTENADAVNAELDAIDAEWEAIFGAAERDVVFLAAHNAFEYVGKRYEATIQPLVTNLAANDDVRPADMRRAQDTIEAHDIRYIGAAVFEPRRPARQLRDQTDVEAYYPVTPYAGTTQTWVDRGWGYFEIAREINMPTFEIVLDAAEPDPDFDAEWRNFE encoded by the coding sequence ATGAAAACGGAACCGACCGGATCTCGGTCGCTCTCGCGCCGGCAGTTCGCGCTCGCGAGCGCCGGCGGCCTCGCGTTCGGACTCGCCGGGTGCGTCGGAAGCGTTTCGAGTGGCAACGGTAACGACGGGTCAGACGGCGATATCACCGTCGTCGCCTCGTTTTTCACCTTCTACGACTTCGCCCGAAAGGTGGCCGACGGGACGCCCGTAACGGTCAAAAATCTCGTTCCGACCGGGCTCCACGGCCACGGGTGGGAGCCCGATCCCTCGATCACCCGCGCTATCATCGACGCGGACGCGTTCGTCAACGTCGGTCCGGGGTTTCAGCCGTGGGCCGATCGCGCGATCCAGACGGTCCGCGACGACGGGGCGGACACGCACATGATCAACGTCCGCGAGGGAATCAACTTGCTCGATCTCGCCGACACCGTCGGTGAGGACGAGGCGGTCGAATCCGGGAAAGACCCACACTTCTGGCTCGATCCGGGGCTGGCGAAACAGTCCGTCGACAACATCGCTGACGGCCTCGCCGAGATCGCCCCGGCGCACGAGTCGGCGTTCACGGAGAACGCGGACGCAGTCAACGCGGAACTGGACGCGATTGACGCCGAGTGGGAGGCGATTTTCGGGGCCGCCGAGCGCGACGTGGTCTTTCTCGCTGCGCACAACGCCTTCGAGTACGTCGGAAAGCGCTACGAGGCGACGATCCAGCCGCTGGTGACGAACCTCGCCGCCAACGACGATGTCCGACCGGCCGACATGCGACGCGCACAGGACACGATCGAAGCACACGACATCCGGTACATCGGCGCGGCGGTGTTCGAGCCCCGACGCCCCGCTCGGCAACTCCGCGATCAGACCGACGTCGAGGCGTACTACCCGGTGACGCCGTACGCCGGGACGACGCAAACGTGGGTCGACCGCGGCTGGGGGTACTTCGAGATCGCTCGCGAGATCAACATGCCCACGTTCGAGATCGTCCTCGACGCCGCCGAACCGGACCCCGACTTCGACGCGGAGTGGCGGAACTTCGAGTGA